Genomic window (Meriones unguiculatus strain TT.TT164.6M chromosome X unlocalized genomic scaffold, Bangor_MerUng_6.1 ChrX_unordered_Scaffold_157, whole genome shotgun sequence):
CAACTGCATGTTCCACAGCCCATACCAGGACCGATTTTAAACCAGTTGCCTCAAGGGTGGTCCAAAGCCCAGAACAAATGGCCACTGCTTGTTTGATCATAGAAGTCACCAAACCCAGGGCTGTGCAAGCTCATAACCAGGCTCAGAAGATAAATGCTCACCATTACAGGGGAGGAGGCCACCTTCACAGTGGCTGGAAGAGTGGTTGTGCCAGGTGTCACAGCCACTGTCTTAACAATGGTGGTGCCTGCTGGGACACTCAGCACTGTGGGTGCTGAGGAAggagggattttctgtgtggcagcagcagcagcagccaatgCAGCCATCCCACTCATCTGTGGATTACTGCCAATCACCTGTGGTGGGCACAAAGCATGTGAGCTGCAGGGGTTCCACCTGCCACCTGCCTCCCAACTCAATGACCCCTTCAGAACCTGCCAGGAGGGCTCAGCAGCATCCCTTGACTTTTCCTAATGCAAACAAGTAGGCAGGTTGCCTGCCAAGTGCtcttgagttgtttttgtttgtttgtttggttggtttgttttgttttgttttttttctttttggtttgttttgttttgtcttttgaaaagGGGTTTcatggttggcctcaaacttgctctgaAGAGGACCTtcaatttctgatcttcctgcttcctcctctcaaATGTTGGGATTACTAACATGCAAGCACATACTTGGCTTACACAGTGTTAGAAACTGAGCCTAAACTaaagctttgtgcatgctaggcaagcacacaACCAATTGAGCTATAACCCCAACCCCGGAACAGATTTTTAAGCAAAGAACCATAGTCAAGCTAGGCCTGGAATACATGCTTGTAATCAtagctactcaggaagctgaagcagagagaTCACAGCTCAGTGAGTCTCTGATTCAAAAGTAAAAGCTAGGGGTGTAGTTTGTCTGTGAAGTACTTTCCTAACAGGGTTCTGTCCTCAGCACTacagagataaagaaaaagaccATAGCCAGAACTGGAGATGTAGCGCAGTATAAGAACTCATTCTTAGCATGCAGGGAGTAATGAGTTTCACATATAACACCAttaataccaccaccaccatactgCTGGGTGTGATGGTTCATGCTTAGAagtctagcactcaggaggctgagtcaggagaatCCCTCTAATCAGTAGAAGCTTGGGCTATAGAACAAGACTCAAACACTAAAACAAAGCACAATCTTTGCACTAAATAGAGCTCATTAGCACGGCCCTGGGTCAAATCCAGCTAACCAGATTTTCCCCGTTCCCTTCCAAATCAGGAAGGCTACACTGAAAATGCCTCAAGGATCACACTATCACAAGGCCCCCTTaaggcattaattttttttctctctctctttttggttcttttgagacagggtttctctgtgtatccctggctgtcctggaactcacagagatcctcctgcctcagcctcccgagtactAGGATTTAAGATGTGTGCCAGTTTTGATGCGATAGTACCTTACAAAACAACTAACGCATATGATGAGAGCTGGTAGGCTTCATGCAcgataggcaagcactctatcaataagctatattcccagggtatgtgtgtgtgtgctacatacacacacacataatatatatatatatatatatatatatatatatatatatatatatatatatatatatttttttttttttttttttttttttacagatcaGACAAGAACTATGTTTATACTTTTGGGTCACCACAAAGCCCCCCTCAGTAACAGATCCTCACCGTTCCCTGGGCACTCTGTGTGGGCACAACCATTCGCACACTGGCAGGCAAGGAGGTCACAGTGACAGGGGCTTTTCCAGCCTGGCTGGCAGGTCTCATCGTGACCAGTGGTGTTCCTGTTGTAGCCTGAGGACCAGTCACTTTGAGAACAGCAGGGACACCTGATGAGAAAGAGTGTTGATCCTTAGGAGGTCCTCTTCCACACATATCCCACCACTCTGCTCAGTTCTTTACGTATGAGTTTTCAAGGCCCTCAGCACAGTCCCTGCCAGCAAGACAGAACACTCTTACCCCTAATCTCAAGACTAAGCCTGAAgctaaaatccaccaagaagCCACCAGCAAGACAGAGCACTCTTACCCTTAATCTCAAGAATAAGCCTGAAGCTAAAATCCACCAAGAACAGCAGAGCACCCACTATTCAGGCAATGAATATCTTTAGTGACTAGGCCCTCATGACTTACCTTGAGTCCTGGCTGCAGTGGGCACAGAAATGGAGCTGCCTGGCACTGTTGGCAAGACCTGGATGGTGGTCGTGCTTGGAGGTGCAGTGGCAGCCTGGGGCACAAGTGTGATGCCTACTTGGGTCAGTGGCTGTACGGCAGGTGCAGCTGCTGCTGGCGCAGGGCTCTTGGGAGGGTTGGCAGGCACAGATGGAACTGGATTGGGAGTGGGGGAGCTGGCCGTAGCAGCCGTGGCAGGAATGTCATATTTCTGGAGTTGCAGAAGGTAACTGTCGGCTGTTGCCACTGGGCCCCAGCTAACCTCCAGCGAGTTGGTATTGGCTCGGACTAGTTGTACTCGAGCCGGGGGTGGTGGCTTTTCTGTAATACAACAAACCAGTTATTAAGATAGGTGTATAGATGACCTTCATTCACATTACATGAAGCTCTGTCTCTGCACATCAATCGGTAATTGCTGAACTTCTAAACTAGCAGTGAGCTAAATGAAAACAGATTCTGGTATTGTCATTACTTTCAAAGGATCTCCTGCCTCGATGTTGTGTAATAATTGTTCTCCGTTACCTCTGACTGGTCAATAAAGAGTAGAACAACATACAGGGCAGTTAAGGTGGGACTTATAATCCAGGTGTGTGTGGGGTCCCAGGTGGGAAAAGGgggtgaaagggagggaggagagagagaaggtcgCTGGGACAGCATGGGGAGGTGTCCCTGGGGGTGTCATGGAGGTGTCCATGAGGGCAGGAGTAGCTAGGGCAAGACTAGAGGACAGGTAACAGGGAATGTGACTGGGAACTAGGCCAAGCTGGCACAGACAGGTTAGAATAAATGAGAATCTACCCAGCTAATGCTCATTATAAACGTTAACAGGTCTCCAATCTCATTATTTAGGAGCTAGAGATGgtataggaaaacaaaacaaaacaaaacaaaacaaaacaaaacactaattcAACAATAGGGAGTAGAGACGCTTTAGCAGCGGGAATAACAGTGGCCTAGCACCTTACCTGTTTCCAGATACCATAGGTCCTTGCAGCACACCTGGTTGTTCCAGGCCTTACGGTAGCCATCACGGCCACTCCAGATGTACAGGCGAGTATTGATGGCAACAGCACAGTGGCCAGCTCGAGCTCGAGGAATGTTGTCCTCCAGTGTATCCATCAGGATGGTTTCCCAGGCCATGGTATCTAGAGGTACACAGGTGCTAGAGTCACACAGAGGACAAAAGAAACCTGTCCCCCAAATCAAAAGTGGCCCTCTATTCTTTCACTGTCACGAAAGGTAAAGTTATTGGAGtattaaattaaaactaaacagaaaaataaggcaaCACACCTAAGAAGAAAATTAAGCCATGAGCTGAAAAGTTATTTGGAATATATAACTCCTTGAACATTAAAGATCTTAAGAAAATGTGTGAATCcaatgtcaaaataaaacaactcaatttttttgtttggtattttgtttttgGGATGGGGTTTCACTATGAAAAACTGGATGGTCTCAAACttaagagatccacttgcctctgcctcctggatgctagAAACAAAGGTGTATATCGTAATAAAGtgatagccaggtgtggtggtgcacacttgtgatcacagcacttgggaaggcagaggcggggGGTCGGTCTCCGtgacttcaagaccagcctggtctacaaagcaagcccaggacagccaaggctacaaagagaaaccctgtctcaagatgaGCCCACCCCCctaaaaaatgagaataaaaatgtcCCAGGGCCACCCCACCCCTCACCACTCTAAGCCTGAGAAGGCCATACCCAAGTTGAGACAAGCCAGTGTGTTGGTACACTTCCACTCCTTCTCGTGTGTGGCCAC
Coding sequences:
- the LOC132651446 gene encoding host cell factor 1-like isoform X1, whose protein sequence is MSRCHAARGPDEHAALQPPLPARELPDEVLFLSWPFLAPATNQWFIPAVRGDIQPGCAAYGFVCDGTRLLVFGGMVEYGKYSNDLYELQASRWEWKRLKAKTPKNGPPPCPRLGHSFSLVGNKCYLFGGLANDSEDPKNNIPRYLNDLYILELRPGSGVVAWDIPITYGVLPPPRESHTAVVYTEKENKKSKLVIYGGMSGCRLGDLWTLDIETLTWNKPSLSGVAPLPRSLHSATTIGNKMYVFGGWVPLVMDDVKVATHEKEWKCTNTLACLNLDTMAWETILMDTLEDNIPRARAGHCAVAINTRLYIWSGRDGYRKAWNNQVCCKDLWYLETEKPPPPARVQLVRANTNSLEVSWGPVATADSYLLQLQKYDIPATAATASSPTPNPVPSVPANPPKSPAPAAAAPAVQPLTQVGITLVPQAATAPPSTTTIQVLPTVPGSSISVPTAARTQGVPAVLKVTGPQATTGTPLVTMRPASQAGKAPVTVTSLPASVRMVVPTQSAQGTVIGSNPQMSGMAALAAAAAATQKIPPSSAPTVLSVPAGTTIVKTVAVTPGTTTLPATVKVASSPVMVSIYLLSLVMSLHSPGFGDFYDQTSSGHLFWALDHP
- the LOC132651446 gene encoding host cell factor 1-like isoform X2, yielding MAFLGPSSLILLRMRMGRLLATSWPKSTNQWFIPAVRGDIQPGCAAYGFVCDGTRLLVFGGMVEYGKYSNDLYELQASRWEWKRLKAKTPKNGPPPCPRLGHSFSLVGNKCYLFGGLANDSEDPKNNIPRYLNDLYILELRPGSGVVAWDIPITYGVLPPPRESHTAVVYTEKENKKSKLVIYGGMSGCRLGDLWTLDIETLTWNKPSLSGVAPLPRSLHSATTIGNKMYVFGGWVPLVMDDVKVATHEKEWKCTNTLACLNLDTMAWETILMDTLEDNIPRARAGHCAVAINTRLYIWSGRDGYRKAWNNQVCCKDLWYLETEKPPPPARVQLVRANTNSLEVSWGPVATADSYLLQLQKYDIPATAATASSPTPNPVPSVPANPPKSPAPAAAAPAVQPLTQVGITLVPQAATAPPSTTTIQVLPTVPGSSISVPTAARTQGVPAVLKVTGPQATTGTPLVTMRPASQAGKAPVTVTSLPASVRMVVPTQSAQGTVIGSNPQMSGMAALAAAAAATQKIPPSSAPTVLSVPAGTTIVKTVAVTPGTTTLPATVKVASSPVMVSIYLLSLVMSLHSPGFGDFYDQTSSGHLFWALDHP
- the LOC132651446 gene encoding host cell factor 1-like isoform X3 produces the protein MVEYGKYSNDLYELQASRWEWKRLKAKTPKNGPPPCPRLGHSFSLVGNKCYLFGGLANDSEDPKNNIPRYLNDLYILELRPGSGVVAWDIPITYGVLPPPRESHTAVVYTEKENKKSKLVIYGGMSGCRLGDLWTLDIETLTWNKPSLSGVAPLPRSLHSATTIGNKMYVFGGWVPLVMDDVKVATHEKEWKCTNTLACLNLDTMAWETILMDTLEDNIPRARAGHCAVAINTRLYIWSGRDGYRKAWNNQVCCKDLWYLETEKPPPPARVQLVRANTNSLEVSWGPVATADSYLLQLQKYDIPATAATASSPTPNPVPSVPANPPKSPAPAAAAPAVQPLTQVGITLVPQAATAPPSTTTIQVLPTVPGSSISVPTAARTQGVPAVLKVTGPQATTGTPLVTMRPASQAGKAPVTVTSLPASVRMVVPTQSAQGTVIGSNPQMSGMAALAAAAAATQKIPPSSAPTVLSVPAGTTIVKTVAVTPGTTTLPATVKVASSPVMVSIYLLSLVMSLHSPGFGDFYDQTSSGHLFWALDHP